In a single window of the Flavivirga spongiicola genome:
- a CDS encoding sigma factor, protein MNEFTLKDYKKLFENLYPQLSAFAYKYLNDLETSKDLVEEVFVKLWEDKIIFQNKDHATEFFYKTVKNECLHYLKSKHDKVTERYEPSHK, encoded by the coding sequence ATGAATGAATTTACACTAAAGGATTATAAAAAACTTTTTGAGAATTTATATCCACAACTAAGTGCGTTTGCATACAAGTACCTCAACGATCTGGAAACCTCAAAGGATCTTGTTGAGGAAGTATTTGTTAAATTATGGGAAGATAAAATCATTTTTCAAAACAAAGACCATGCAACAGAATTTTTTTATAAGACAGTAAAAAATGAATGCCTTCATTATTTAAAAAGTAAACACGATAAGGTTACGGAGCGTTATGAACCCTCGCACAAATAA
- a CDS encoding FecR family protein, whose amino-acid sequence MKHAKIEIIIVKFLNREINEDELKTLEIWLSNANNARIFNRFVRTDYITSLNTNSFDLSEAKKSVKNRLRIINKSKKQNLIKRLSIAAIIALLIALPILLNNNKTDTNKPIIVKNNIETGTDKATLTLEDGTDITLEKGQNYVADNIISNGEKLIYNTPKATNQKIVYNYLTIPRGGQYFVKLSDGTQVWLNSESKLKYPVNFVKGETRMVELIYGEAYFDVSPSTHHKGALFKVKSRMQELEVLGTKFNIKSYQDEHIVYTTLVEGKVAVDNGSKSAYLEPNQQSQISLSNKNIIVENIDVYNATSWVNGVFSFESKPLKDIMKVLSRWYDMDVVFVDKKIEDIKFIGVLSKNQNIEDILITIKELGFINSYKINDKKIILK is encoded by the coding sequence ATGAAGCATGCAAAAATTGAAATAATAATAGTTAAATTTCTTAATCGGGAAATTAATGAAGATGAGCTGAAAACCTTAGAAATTTGGCTAAGTAATGCCAATAATGCTAGAATTTTTAATCGTTTCGTAAGAACAGATTATATAACTTCTTTAAATACAAATAGCTTTGATTTATCAGAAGCAAAAAAATCTGTTAAAAACAGATTGCGGATCATTAATAAATCAAAAAAACAAAATCTAATTAAGCGTTTATCTATCGCTGCTATAATAGCATTATTAATTGCACTACCAATCTTATTAAATAATAATAAAACAGATACCAATAAACCTATTATTGTAAAGAACAATATAGAGACTGGAACAGACAAAGCTACTCTTACCCTGGAAGATGGGACCGATATTACTTTGGAAAAAGGTCAAAATTATGTTGCTGATAATATAATAAGTAATGGAGAAAAATTAATTTACAATACACCTAAAGCTACTAATCAGAAAATAGTGTATAACTATTTAACCATTCCCAGAGGCGGTCAGTATTTCGTAAAACTTTCAGACGGTACACAAGTATGGCTAAACTCAGAGTCTAAACTTAAGTATCCTGTAAATTTTGTTAAAGGAGAAACCAGAATGGTTGAATTAATATACGGAGAAGCGTATTTTGATGTATCTCCAAGTACTCACCATAAAGGCGCTTTGTTTAAAGTAAAAAGCAGAATGCAAGAACTTGAGGTGCTGGGAACTAAATTTAATATTAAATCATATCAGGATGAACATATTGTTTATACCACTTTGGTTGAAGGTAAAGTAGCGGTAGATAATGGTTCTAAAAGTGCTTATTTAGAGCCTAATCAACAGTCTCAAATTAGTTTATCCAATAAAAATATCATTGTAGAAAATATTGATGTGTATAATGCAACTTCCTGGGTAAATGGTGTTTTTAGTTTTGAAAGCAAACCTTTAAAAGACATTATGAAAGTACTCTCAAGATGGTACGATATGGATGTTGTATTTGTTGACAAAAAAATTGAAGATATTAAGTTTATAGGAGTACTTAGTAAAAATCAAAACATAGAAGATATATTAATAACCATTAAAGAATTAGGCTTTATAAATTCATACAAAATAAATGACAAAAAAATAATTTTAAAATAA
- a CDS encoding mobile mystery protein A — protein MRDSRHKLMIEQLDNKLQVYYPLLNLTVPDRGWLHVIRKAYKMSLRQFSERLGVTPPAVEGYEKREKEGNITLKSLEEAGKALNMKLVYGFVPMGGSIEKTIENRARELALEIVRTTSTTMALEDQENTNDRLKKAVDDKTKQIIEEMPRYLWD, from the coding sequence ATGAGAGATTCAAGACATAAATTAATGATAGAACAATTGGATAATAAACTTCAAGTTTATTATCCGCTATTAAACCTTACCGTTCCTGATAGAGGGTGGCTTCATGTGATACGTAAAGCTTACAAGATGTCCTTACGACAATTTAGTGAACGACTAGGTGTTACCCCCCCAGCGGTAGAAGGTTATGAGAAAAGAGAGAAAGAAGGTAATATTACTTTAAAAAGTTTAGAAGAAGCAGGGAAAGCTTTAAATATGAAATTGGTATATGGATTTGTTCCTATGGGTGGCTCTATTGAAAAAACAATTGAAAATAGAGCCAGAGAATTGGCTTTAGAGATTGTTAGGACTACATCTACTACAATGGCTTTAGAAGACCAAGAAAACACGAATGACCGTCTTAAGAAAGCGGTTGATGATAAAACAAAACAGATTATTGAAGAGATGCCTCGTTATTTATGGGATTAA
- a CDS encoding DUF5689 domain-containing protein, whose protein sequence is MNYRNRLLILNMVILFFSCVDEDHSIPSPDDVENIVVPVNQLTTFKAIYERYEQAKNKGELITVINEDLYIEGYVISSDRAGNFFEELIIQNKVDESNPDNDPRLGIKLEINVGSLSDSYELGRKVYVKLKGLTIGESNGVLAIGRGEDSRIEQIQDFEYQNIVLRTSEVVTITPKISSLIHLTEADENTLIQLDNMQVNRFDLALTYAGESTDAFDGLRILENCESGASILLQTSTFSDFKSLPVPQNKGSIRGVFSRDYRDNFNVLIVSSSSDITFDSDERCDPMELDCGLAPALGTMNLFYEDFESQKNNKLIAGNGWTNYIEAGSEGWEAYSSTSTNASLGRSARFKSASSGDASNVGWLITPAINLDTQDGETLRFKTSNSLADSSYLEVLYALDWDGTEANINSANWGVLTAAYIVKDTDSFVPWFNSGNVDLSCVTGTIHIAFKYTGSGQEIFDGVYELDAISIDYLP, encoded by the coding sequence ATGAATTATAGAAATAGACTTTTAATTTTAAATATGGTTATACTATTTTTTTCTTGTGTAGATGAAGACCATAGTATTCCAAGTCCTGATGACGTAGAAAATATAGTCGTTCCAGTAAACCAATTAACAACATTTAAAGCTATTTATGAAAGGTATGAACAAGCAAAAAACAAAGGAGAGCTTATAACAGTTATAAACGAAGATTTGTATATTGAAGGTTATGTTATTTCAAGTGACAGAGCGGGTAACTTCTTTGAAGAACTCATTATTCAAAATAAAGTAGATGAAAGTAACCCGGACAATGATCCTAGGCTTGGGATTAAATTAGAAATTAATGTAGGGAGTCTATCAGATAGCTATGAGTTAGGGAGAAAAGTATATGTAAAACTTAAAGGCTTAACCATTGGGGAATCTAATGGCGTTTTAGCCATTGGTCGCGGCGAGGATTCCAGAATAGAGCAAATTCAAGATTTTGAGTACCAAAACATTGTTTTAAGAACCTCAGAGGTGGTTACAATTACGCCTAAAATTAGTTCATTAATTCATTTAACAGAAGCCGATGAAAACACTTTAATTCAATTAGATAACATGCAAGTTAATAGGTTTGATTTGGCATTAACCTATGCGGGTGAATCTACCGATGCTTTTGATGGTTTAAGGATTTTAGAAAACTGTGAGTCCGGAGCTTCTATTTTACTACAAACAAGTACGTTTTCAGATTTTAAATCGTTGCCGGTACCTCAGAATAAAGGAAGTATTCGAGGTGTATTTAGTAGAGATTATAGAGATAATTTTAATGTATTGATAGTCAGTAGTTCGTCTGATATTACTTTTGATTCTGATGAGCGCTGTGACCCCATGGAATTGGATTGCGGATTGGCACCAGCGTTGGGAACAATGAATTTATTTTATGAAGATTTCGAATCGCAAAAAAACAATAAGCTAATAGCAGGAAACGGGTGGACTAACTATATAGAAGCAGGTAGTGAGGGTTGGGAAGCCTATTCTTCAACATCAACGAATGCTTCTTTAGGAAGGTCTGCCAGATTTAAATCTGCAAGTTCTGGTGACGCTAGTAATGTTGGGTGGTTAATAACACCAGCCATCAATCTGGATACTCAAGATGGAGAGACCTTGCGCTTTAAAACCTCTAATAGTTTAGCAGATAGTAGTTATTTAGAAGTGTTGTATGCTTTAGATTGGGATGGTACCGAAGCAAATATAAATTCTGCAAACTGGGGTGTTTTAACTGCAGCTTATATTGTAAAAGATACCGATTCTTTTGTGCCTTGGTTCAATTCTGGAAATGTAGATTTGTCTTGTGTTACCGGTACCATACATATTGCTTTTAAATATACGGGTAGCGGACAAGAAATATTTGATGGTGTTTATGAGCTGGATGCTATTAGTATTGATTATTTACCTTAG
- a CDS encoding mobile mystery protein B gives MKPVKGQTALSEEEMEGLLISTITTQEELDEFEQLNIQKAVEWYLIGRKFKADKILTEDFIIGVHKRMLGDVWSWAGQFRNSEKTIGIAWHQVSVRLRQLLDDCKFWINNKTYSDEEITIRFKHEMVAIHLFPNGNGRHSRLMADIVMKHIFEKPKFTWGHKDLANKSKTRKDYIKALKKADNSDFIDLIDFAQS, from the coding sequence ATGAAGCCCGTAAAAGGACAAACAGCCTTGAGTGAAGAAGAAATGGAAGGGTTGCTCATTTCAACAATTACTACACAAGAGGAGTTAGATGAGTTTGAGCAACTCAATATTCAAAAAGCTGTGGAATGGTATTTAATTGGTAGAAAATTTAAAGCTGATAAAATTCTAACAGAAGATTTTATTATTGGTGTTCATAAAAGAATGCTTGGCGATGTTTGGTCTTGGGCTGGACAGTTTAGAAATAGTGAGAAAACTATTGGTATTGCATGGCATCAAGTATCAGTAAGACTTCGTCAACTTTTGGATGATTGTAAATTTTGGATTAATAATAAAACATACTCAGATGAAGAAATAACGATACGTTTCAAGCATGAAATGGTTGCTATTCATTTGTTCCCAAATGGTAATGGTAGACATTCACGTTTAATGGCAGATATAGTTATGAAACACATATTTGAAAAACCAAAATTTACTTGGGGTCATAAAGATTTGGCTAATAAAAGCAAAACACGTAAAGATTATATTAAAGCTCTTAAGAAGGCTGATAATAGTGATTTCATCGACTTAATAGATTTTGCTCAGTCATAA
- a CDS encoding DUF805 domain-containing protein produces MFKNPFSFSGRIRRLEYGLTYLFCISTLILFSSFIEASDFSDSIFSLFVLIAYWILLAQGSKRCHDLGNSGFYQVIPFYILFMLFNDGQNNENKYGLNPKSKEYLEKKRSFKFPVVKKISRIKFIEIITVTLLLALILGINNLIFPEYDTYLTLSYFLMPIPGFIFLLYISYYKKSYPEEKSGLVNQQLVFAVFYYLTIRLYNIVFRLASFDLETIIFELILILFIFGLTYISLKLYSSIFNHRLKDV; encoded by the coding sequence ATGTTTAAAAACCCCTTTTCGTTTTCTGGCAGAATAAGAAGGCTTGAATATGGACTAACCTATCTTTTTTGTATTTCAACTCTTATATTATTCTCCTCTTTTATTGAGGCTTCAGATTTTTCAGACTCTATATTTTCTCTATTTGTTTTAATTGCATATTGGATTTTATTAGCCCAGGGCTCTAAAAGATGCCACGATTTGGGAAATAGTGGGTTCTATCAAGTAATCCCATTTTACATACTCTTTATGCTTTTTAATGATGGACAAAATAATGAGAACAAATATGGTCTTAATCCAAAATCTAAAGAATATCTAGAAAAAAAGCGCTCATTTAAATTTCCTGTTGTTAAAAAAATATCTCGGATAAAATTTATTGAAATTATCACTGTAACACTACTCCTTGCTTTAATTTTGGGCATTAATAACTTAATATTTCCTGAATATGATACATACCTAACACTTTCATATTTTTTAATGCCAATTCCAGGCTTTATTTTTTTACTTTATATTAGTTATTACAAAAAGTCTTATCCAGAAGAAAAATCTGGCTTGGTTAATCAGCAATTAGTTTTTGCAGTCTTTTATTATTTAACCATTAGACTTTATAACATCGTTTTTAGACTGGCAAGCTTCGACTTAGAAACTATCATTTTCGAGCTAATACTAATCTTGTTCATTTTTGGATTAACTTATATTTCTTTGAAGCTATATTCATCCATTTTTAATCACCGTTTAAAAGATGTTTAA
- a CDS encoding helix-turn-helix domain-containing protein yields the protein MSNGIDKNDFKILFGKNLKKLRESKNLSFRQLATRCNIDYSDISKIEKGKRNIQLSSLLELSKGLEIHPKELLNFELDS from the coding sequence ATGAGTAACGGAATAGACAAAAACGATTTTAAAATCTTATTTGGAAAAAACTTAAAGAAGCTTAGAGAATCTAAGAACTTAAGTTTTAGGCAATTAGCGACCCGTTGCAATATCGATTATAGCGACATCAGTAAAATTGAAAAAGGAAAAAGGAATATTCAATTATCTTCATTACTAGAACTCTCTAAAGGTTTAGAGATCCACCCCAAAGAATTATTAAATTTTGAGCTTGATTCTTAA
- a CDS encoding RagB/SusD family nutrient uptake outer membrane protein: MKKIIISFIGALAVLFCMTACEKDYLDTVPTDQVSSAVAVLTTDNALTALNGIHRALYTEYGSQGRGGAGAFNIHIDEAGEDHVFNRSNWTHSYRWRPNSEPDNAYNTTNWKMFYQWVANANVLINGVDNATGEQADRDAVKGQALVYRAFCHFHLVRLWGNRYEIGGGNSQLGVPLKLDNSIDPIARNTVEEVYTQINKDLDEAIVLLNGYARKNKSHFNANVAKGLKARVALTQGNWSVAAQFAAEARAGFILMDAATYAQGFQIFSETNSEFMWASQIQEDQNTGNDAWGNYGAFISRNFSSSAIRGNPRSINNLLYDMISATDIRKTLWDPTGQHLNLPDGVSLLSSHKRFPYTNQKFIAVSNGDSRVDVPMMRAAEMYLIEAEALARNNQDGLAAQALYDMVITRDSAYTLSTNTGQALIDEIMVQRRVELWGEGFRWYDLKRLNLPLDRTGSNQSTTYTNGIMQVPVGDNRWTWPIPQDEIDANPLIDQNPI, from the coding sequence ATGAAAAAAATAATAATTTCTTTTATTGGAGCTTTAGCCGTTTTGTTTTGCATGACAGCTTGTGAAAAAGATTACCTAGATACAGTTCCTACCGATCAAGTATCATCTGCAGTAGCAGTATTAACTACAGATAACGCCTTAACTGCATTAAATGGGATTCATAGGGCATTATATACTGAGTATGGAAGTCAAGGAAGAGGAGGTGCTGGAGCTTTTAATATTCATATTGATGAAGCTGGAGAAGATCATGTATTTAATAGAAGTAATTGGACACATTCTTACAGATGGCGACCAAATTCTGAACCAGACAATGCATATAACACCACAAATTGGAAAATGTTTTACCAATGGGTAGCTAATGCCAATGTGTTAATTAATGGTGTTGATAATGCAACAGGAGAGCAAGCAGACAGAGATGCTGTAAAAGGGCAAGCACTTGTATATAGAGCATTTTGTCACTTTCACTTAGTACGGTTATGGGGAAACAGATATGAAATTGGAGGAGGAAATTCTCAATTAGGAGTTCCTCTTAAATTAGATAATTCTATAGATCCTATTGCGCGTAACACAGTTGAAGAGGTTTATACTCAAATTAATAAAGACCTGGATGAGGCCATAGTTTTATTAAATGGGTATGCACGAAAAAACAAATCACATTTTAATGCCAATGTTGCTAAAGGCTTAAAAGCAAGAGTTGCTTTAACCCAAGGTAATTGGTCGGTAGCAGCACAATTCGCCGCTGAAGCACGAGCAGGATTTATTTTAATGGATGCAGCTACCTATGCACAAGGATTTCAAATATTTTCTGAAACCAATAGCGAGTTTATGTGGGCTAGTCAAATACAAGAAGATCAAAATACTGGAAATGATGCTTGGGGTAATTATGGGGCTTTTATTTCAAGAAATTTTAGCTCATCGGCAATTCGTGGAAACCCTAGGTCAATAAATAATTTACTATACGATATGATTTCTGCTACTGATATCCGTAAAACCTTATGGGATCCAACAGGGCAGCATTTAAACTTGCCTGATGGTGTGTCATTATTATCAAGTCATAAAAGATTTCCTTATACGAATCAAAAATTTATAGCTGTGAGCAATGGAGATAGTCGTGTAGATGTACCGATGATGCGCGCAGCTGAGATGTATCTAATTGAAGCAGAAGCTTTAGCTAGAAACAACCAAGATGGACTAGCTGCTCAAGCTTTGTACGACATGGTTATAACTAGAGATAGCGCATATACCTTATCAACCAATACAGGGCAGGCCTTAATTGATGAAATTATGGTGCAACGTCGTGTTGAATTATGGGGCGAAGGTTTTAGATGGTATGATTTAAAACGATTAAATCTTCCGTTAGATAGAACAGGTTCAAATCAGAGTACAACCTATACCAACGGAATTATGCAAGTTCCTGTAGGCGATAATAGATGGACATGGCCAATACCTCAAGATGAAATTGATGCAAACCCGTTAATAGACCAAAACCCTATATAA
- a CDS encoding SusC/RagA family TonB-linked outer membrane protein, whose translation MKIKPTPFFFLFRKRILTIIMRTFIFLLCSLSFGFTSVDIFSQNTNIEITNDISLTVDDVFKIIKRQTDYRFIYQEDMFKSFPKVFIKKGTIQANQLLEKSLNKGDFIFSIAPNNTIIIKTKEEPVDTGVQKRVIKGTVSDGQLPLPGASIVIKGTQTGTQTDFDGNYTIEVNTGDILIFSFVGMTTQEIQVGTSDIINVTMVADTSLDEVIVVAYGTAKKADFTGSATQLNSEALSKITVANISAAIEGSSAGVSVTAAGGQPGQGQSIRIRGFGSFDADSGPLYVVDGIPFYGSINSINPTDIESLTILKDASSTSLYGNKAANGVVMITTKRGRNKKGQFSLNASTSIVDRSIDEYERLGSNTYYEIMWESMRNSEAIPGVDSAADVTAANTFASTNIITELLNNPYNVPDDQIVGTDGKINPSARLLYNDLDWVDAVTRIGIRQNYDINYQGGTDTSDFYVSLGYLNEEGFIKKSNFERFSGRINANYQANNWLKTGLNLSATTSEGNQAQTGSTQNSSFVNPMRFARSVAPIYPIYKHNPDGSFILDDNGNRLYELDDNRPNTANGGRHILAEIDYNQDLDEITSLSGKTYFDINFTQDLMLTVNVSLDQRHWYTTDFENKIIGDGAPGGKSTRRYNRRTTLGFNQLLNYNKSFGNHNFKLLAAHESLQLKVNNFIGEKSQLIADGNTELINFVTTTNLSSVTDILRDESYFGRFNYDYDGKYFLSTSYRTDGSSKFAKDVRWGEFWSLGAAWRLERESFIENIAAIDLLKLRGSYGELGNNSGISWYAYQGLYDLDFNNQSESGFLQATLEAPLLEWESSESYDIALEFGLWNRLNGIIEYYNRESANLLFDVPLPLSSGSEDISKNIGTLFNRGIEISLDYDVIKSDHFNWNFGINATTIKNEFTKLPQEEIINGSKKLMVGHSIYDYWLKDWYGVDPADGAALYTANEDAIDANGSDIRVIDGNTLTTNQASAKFHYAGTAIPDLIGAISNSLRYKNFNLSFLMTYQIGGESIDYNYQSIMGSGNYGRAKSVDILKRWQKPGDITNVPRLDASQTTNFNATSDRWLVDASYLNMKRINFSYNLPSDFISSIGINTAQLYLSAENVFSINSRKGLNIQQNFSGTTSNVYTPSRIVSLGLNVKF comes from the coding sequence ATGAAAATTAAACCAACTCCTTTCTTTTTCTTATTTAGAAAAAGAATTTTAACCATCATTATGAGAACTTTTATATTCTTATTATGCTCATTGTCATTTGGGTTTACTTCCGTCGATATTTTTTCGCAAAACACAAATATCGAGATTACCAATGATATCTCATTAACCGTTGACGACGTCTTTAAAATTATAAAAAGACAAACTGATTACAGGTTCATTTATCAGGAAGATATGTTTAAAAGTTTTCCTAAGGTTTTTATAAAAAAGGGAACTATTCAAGCAAACCAACTATTAGAAAAAAGCCTTAATAAAGGTGATTTTATCTTTTCAATTGCTCCTAATAATACCATAATCATAAAAACCAAAGAAGAACCGGTTGATACAGGTGTGCAAAAAAGAGTTATCAAGGGAACTGTTTCCGATGGGCAGTTACCTTTACCTGGTGCTAGCATCGTAATTAAAGGAACTCAAACCGGTACGCAAACAGATTTTGATGGGAACTATACTATTGAAGTTAATACTGGAGACATACTCATATTTAGCTTTGTAGGAATGACAACTCAGGAAATACAAGTTGGAACTTCTGATATAATTAATGTAACAATGGTTGCTGATACGTCTCTTGATGAAGTTATAGTTGTGGCATACGGTACCGCTAAAAAGGCAGACTTTACAGGATCTGCCACACAACTTAATAGTGAAGCACTTTCAAAAATAACAGTAGCCAATATATCGGCAGCCATTGAAGGGTCTTCAGCTGGAGTTTCGGTAACGGCAGCAGGCGGACAGCCAGGTCAAGGGCAATCTATACGTATAAGAGGGTTTGGGTCTTTTGATGCAGATAGTGGCCCATTGTATGTGGTAGACGGGATTCCTTTTTATGGATCTATAAATTCTATTAATCCAACAGATATTGAAAGTCTTACTATTTTAAAGGATGCTTCCTCTACGTCGCTTTATGGTAATAAAGCTGCCAATGGTGTTGTTATGATCACAACTAAAAGAGGAAGGAATAAAAAAGGACAATTTTCCTTAAATGCCTCTACTAGTATTGTTGATCGCTCTATTGATGAGTATGAAAGGTTAGGTTCTAATACGTATTATGAGATTATGTGGGAATCTATGCGTAATAGTGAAGCCATTCCTGGTGTAGATTCTGCAGCCGATGTTACTGCAGCAAATACATTTGCTTCTACTAATATAATTACAGAACTATTAAACAACCCTTATAATGTTCCTGATGATCAAATAGTTGGGACAGACGGAAAGATTAATCCTAGTGCAAGATTGTTATATAATGATCTAGATTGGGTTGACGCTGTTACTAGAATAGGGATACGTCAAAATTATGATATAAACTATCAAGGAGGTACGGATACTAGTGATTTTTATGTGTCACTTGGTTACTTAAATGAAGAAGGGTTTATCAAAAAATCTAATTTTGAAAGGTTCTCAGGACGTATTAACGCGAACTATCAAGCTAATAATTGGTTAAAAACAGGATTGAATCTTTCTGCGACTACATCTGAAGGTAATCAAGCACAAACAGGCAGTACACAAAACAGCTCATTTGTTAACCCCATGCGTTTTGCTAGAAGTGTAGCACCTATTTATCCCATTTATAAACACAATCCTGATGGCAGTTTTATTTTAGATGATAATGGAAACCGTCTTTATGAATTAGACGATAATCGACCAAATACTGCTAATGGAGGAAGGCATATTCTAGCTGAGATAGATTATAATCAGGATTTAGATGAAATTACTTCCCTAAGCGGAAAAACATATTTTGATATTAATTTTACTCAAGATTTAATGTTAACCGTAAATGTTAGTTTAGATCAACGCCATTGGTATACCACAGATTTTGAAAATAAAATAATTGGTGATGGTGCACCGGGAGGAAAATCTACCAGACGTTACAATAGAAGAACTACTTTAGGGTTTAATCAACTTTTAAATTATAATAAATCATTTGGCAATCATAATTTTAAATTATTAGCAGCACATGAGTCATTACAACTAAAAGTAAATAATTTTATTGGCGAAAAATCACAATTGATTGCTGATGGTAATACGGAGCTGATAAATTTTGTTACGACTACAAATTTATCATCTGTAACAGATATATTAAGAGACGAGAGTTATTTTGGGCGCTTTAATTATGATTATGATGGTAAATATTTTTTAAGCACTTCTTATAGAACAGATGGTTCTTCAAAGTTTGCTAAGGATGTTCGTTGGGGTGAATTTTGGTCTTTGGGGGCAGCATGGCGATTAGAAAGGGAGTCCTTTATAGAGAACATTGCGGCTATAGATCTCTTAAAGTTAAGAGGGTCGTATGGTGAATTAGGAAACAACTCGGGCATTAGTTGGTATGCTTATCAAGGCTTATATGACTTAGATTTTAATAACCAATCTGAATCTGGATTTTTACAAGCAACACTTGAAGCACCTTTGTTAGAATGGGAGTCTAGTGAAAGTTATGATATTGCACTAGAATTTGGGTTATGGAATAGGTTAAATGGTATTATTGAATATTATAATCGGGAGTCGGCTAATTTGCTTTTTGATGTCCCACTACCTCTTTCTAGTGGAAGTGAAGATATTTCAAAGAATATAGGGACTCTTTTCAATAGAGGCATTGAAATTAGTTTAGATTATGATGTTATAAAAAGTGACCATTTTAATTGGAACTTTGGTATAAATGCAACCACTATTAAAAATGAGTTTACAAAATTGCCACAAGAAGAAATTATAAATGGCTCTAAAAAATTAATGGTAGGTCACTCTATTTATGACTATTGGTTAAAAGATTGGTATGGTGTAGATCCCGCAGATGGTGCTGCATTATATACTGCAAATGAAGATGCAATTGATGCTAATGGTTCCGATATAAGAGTCATTGATGGAAATACCCTAACAACAAACCAAGCCAGTGCAAAATTTCATTATGCAGGAACAGCCATTCCAGATTTAATTGGAGCTATATCTAATTCACTTAGATATAAAAACTTTAATTTAAGTTTCTTGATGACTTATCAAATTGGTGGCGAAAGCATAGATTATAACTACCAAAGTATTATGGGTTCCGGAAACTATGGGAGGGCCAAAAGTGTTGATATTTTAAAACGTTGGCAAAAACCCGGAGACATCACAAATGTACCAAGATTAGATGCTTCTCAAACGACTAATTTTAACGCAACGTCTGATAGATGGCTTGTTGATGCATCATACTTAAATATGAAACGTATAAATTTTTCATATAATTTACCATCAGACTTTATAAGTTCTATAGGTATAAACACCGCTCAACTTTATTTAAGTGCAGAAAATGTCTTTTCTATTAATTCTAGAAAAGGCTTAAACATACAACAGAATTTTAGTGGAACAACATCCAATGTTTATACACCTTCAAGAATTGTTTCTTTAGGATTAAATGTTAAATTTTAA
- a CDS encoding RNA polymerase sigma factor, giving the protein MKNKKLFITRLKSGDSLAYEQLMDSFYHKLCTYALTLTNDFTKAEDIVQNVFVKVWILRKNLKTNLDLKPYLYRSVYNEFIDEYRKNRKAIYLEKKHIEAVDLVVENEKLNIDEMMKIVNKEIDNLPPKCKNIFILNKKEGLSHDEISEYLNISVKTIEGHMTRAFKILNEKLSGKLNKVLFLLFSFKDKINKSLG; this is encoded by the coding sequence TTGAAGAATAAAAAGCTTTTCATAACGCGTTTAAAATCTGGAGACTCCTTGGCCTATGAACAGCTAATGGACTCTTTTTACCATAAGTTATGCACATATGCCTTGACTTTAACTAATGATTTTACCAAAGCAGAAGATATTGTTCAAAACGTATTTGTTAAAGTTTGGATTTTAAGAAAGAACCTTAAGACAAATTTAGATTTAAAACCGTATTTATATAGATCTGTGTATAATGAATTTATTGACGAATACAGAAAAAACAGGAAAGCCATTTATTTAGAAAAAAAGCATATCGAAGCTGTTGATTTGGTGGTTGAAAACGAAAAACTGAATATTGATGAGATGATGAAAATTGTAAATAAAGAGATTGATAACCTGCCTCCTAAGTGTAAAAACATTTTTATTTTAAATAAAAAAGAAGGACTTTCTCATGATGAAATATCTGAGTATCTCAACATCTCGGTTAAAACAATAGAAGGGCATATGACTCGGGCATTTAAAATACTGAATGAAAAGCTTAGCGGAAAGTTAAATAAGGTTCTGTTCTTATTATTTAGTTTTAAAGATAAAATTAATAAATCATTAGGTTAG